From the genome of Oryza glaberrima chromosome 1, OglaRS2, whole genome shotgun sequence:
AGCGCATATGTGACAAGAGTTTCTCCTCAACGCTATCAAGACGTTGCTTGAGGCATCCAGGAAGTGACTTCATAGCTGGGCAGTACTTGATTTCAAGACTCTCCAAGGAGGAGTAAGCTCTAGGCCCATCCGGCAAGGATGTTAGGCTTTTGCATCTTTCAATCATGAGTGTTGTCAACGACGGCAACTCCCCCAGGCATGATTCCAAGGACCTCAAAGTCTCGCATCCAGAAATAGCTAGACATGTCAGTGCATCCAGCTTCCCTGATAGAAACTGAACCTTAGGACAGTTATACAGTGCCAATGACTGGAGTGATGACGGGAGATCGCGAAACCCTGGTAAGTTATCACAATTATTTATATAAAACAATTCCAGGCATGGTAGACTATGCACCCTTGCTGATGGTGATGGGTCTTGCGTGTTTGTCCCCAATTCAGTATCCTCCTGTTCATCCCATACAGACTTCAACTTAGGGCAGCCGTGGATTTGAATAGACTTGAGGGATGGGGGGAGATTAAAAAGCTCTGTTAAGTCTTGACAATCTTCTATTTTTAGCGAGGTAAGATGTGGTAGGAGCTGTCCTTGTGCGGGCTCTCCGTTGACTGGCTTAACTTTTAGATTATTACATGACTTAACTATTAATTCCTTCAACGACTCTAGGCTGTGGAATTCTCTCAGTGGCCAGAACAGGAGCACATCACAGGATTTAAGTTCTAGTTTTTCCAAATTTCTGAAACATTGCCAAAGCCCAAATGTTGTTCTCGACTGACTTGTGGGAAACAACATATTGCAGCCAAATAACTTCAGTTTAGTGACAGAAGCCTCTGCTTCATTTACTGGTAGTAATATTGCTTCATCAGCACAGATCGATAACTTGATTTGACACAGTGAAGACATGTATCCAGATACAAGAACTGACTGTGACAGATGTGGGCTGTTTTCTTTCAGCTTTAGTATTCTGAGAATTGGTGCTTTAGGGAGAAACGTCAACTTTGGACAGTTCTTGACATGAATATCCTCAAGCAGAGGAAACGTCAGCTCATCCCCTTCCATTGTGCTCCATCTGTTCAAACTCTTCAAATCTTGCAATTTGagtttcttcaaatttccaaaTGCAGAGGACACCATGATATTACTAGCACCACTACATAGGCATTGCAAATTATCCAATCCTGTTAGATACAGAACTTGAAGGTCATGTAGCTGCCAGAATTCAGGAAATTCCATGCACAATGGGCAATCAACTAAATGGAGCTCTGTTAAGTGCCTCCATGTACTGTTATCTGTCATCCACGCTGGAAATTTGGCTCCTTTGTAGGACCGTACCTTTAGTAATTGTAGCTTAGCAGGAGGCCTAAGAGCCCCTAGAACATTCTCATAATGGTCTGGTTCCTTTTTTATGTTACTACTCCATTTGAAAGACAGATGCGTGAGATCCACCTTTTCTTCGATATTGGCTCCATTTGCTTGTTCCTCGTTTGAATTTTCTAGGTTGCATAGCTCCAGCTCACCTCCAAGCTTCAATTTCTGGAGCTCTCCAATATTGCTAGAATCTGAGACATTACCCACAACAAAATATGTAAGTGTCTGCAGTGCAGTTAGTTTTCTCAGTTCTGGAGGCATGCACTCCAATTGTTCACATCCATGAGTGTAGAGGTGTCGGAGGCTAATCATATACTTCATATTCTTTGGAAGACAACGAAGCGGCCAGCAAACAGAAAGATCCAACGTTTGTAGATTATATAATATACTTATTTCCTCAGGAAGTCTTACCATATTCTGGCTATAAGTAAGATTGAGATACCTTAGATGATGTAGATGCTTTGGTTGGATTAGATTTGTTCCCATAAAACAACGGCACTATAATGCTCGTAGAGAGTTGTATTTCAATAAATGTTGTGGCAAGCTATCTAATCGAATAGTATCGAGCAGCACTGTCTGCAGAGGACTTCTTTTCTCGAAAAAAGCATCCAAAAGCGTGTTTGTTCTATCATATGATAAAAACAGATGGCGAGAAGAATCTTTCAACCGCGTCGAATTAGGCGTGCCTGTTACTGTGATGCATTCTTCTCTCATGACATGCAAAGCAATGTCATGCATGAGATCATGGATCTTGCACGTCTTCCTAAATCGGCAAAGGTTATATTCTAAAGAGTACTTGGACATTAAGGTTTCCTCCACGTCCTGAAAGAATGACCTTCGAGCCAGCTCGTTGAAAATACTGTGGCCATTTTTTTCTAGGCAAACTCCATCCTTAGAAGGAATGAAGTCATTTGCCATCCATAACTTTACCAACATTTCCACGTCAATCTCATAATCTTTTGGAAATACAGCACAGAAGGCAAAACATTGCTTCATTTGTGAAGGCAAGTCCTCATAGCTAAGTTTGAGAATTGGTAAGATCTCGCTATCATCATCACAGATGACGCTTTTTCTCAATAAAGTACTCCATTCTTCAAGAGTGGTTCTATTGCTTAGTACAGAACCTAGAGCTCTTGCAGCTAAAGGAGAGCCAACACATCTATCCACAAATTTGTCAACCATATCAACAAGCTCACTGGGTTTTTCCTTCTGCAAATTGAATGCTCTTCTTTCAATTATTTCCCTTAGAAAGCTTTTCTCCAAAGTTGTGAGGTTGTGTGCTTGAACTGATCCCATAGTTCGAGCAACTTCTGTGAGACGAGTTGTTGTTAGTATTGCACTGCCAGCACCACCCTGCACAAGACATGTCTTCAGTTTTGCCCACTTATCAGCATCACGATTCCACACATCATCAAGCACCAGGAGGTACCTCTTTCCACAAACTTCTTGCTTGAGCTTCTGAAGTGCCTTGTCACAATCTTTATCATTTGTAGTCATGGTAAACTTGCTTGCGATTTCACCAAGATCAAACTCATCAGATACACACACCCATCTTTTCAGCTGGAAATTCTCCTGGATTTTTGGTTCATTGTATATAAGCTTTGCAAAAGTAGTCTTTCCTAGGCCACCCATTCCAACTATTGGAAGCACCATTATATCATCATTTTCAAGCAATGCTTTCACAATCTTTTGCTTCTCTGCCGCTCTGGATCTTTCCACAATATCTTTCTCAGAGTAATCAATGATGGAATCTGTTTGCCTCCATTGCTTGGAAGCCAATGCTTGCCGCTGATATTTGAAGCCAAAAGCATTCATTTCAGCCACAAGGACCTCAATGAACTGAACTATCCTGCGAAGTTTGTTGCCCATCCTATAACGAAACACGATACGGTTATGGGTAGGAAAGAGTTTTACCGCATTCATGCCAAGTTCTCTATAGTGCCCATTCTTCTTGGCTTCACGGCGGAGTGCCTCGTACTTGAACTCATCGAAGATGTCGTTAGCCTCATAGGCCACCTTCTTGAGTGCCTCAAGCCAGGCTTTTGCTCCTTCTCGGTGGGATGCCTGCTCCTCAGCATCGGTGATAACATCAAGGATAGCTGGCAGCTTGCGCTTGAGGATCTCATGCTGCTCCTCCATGCCTTCCATCACCTTGTACTTGTCCAGACTCATGCTGCTCCTCCATGCCTTCCATCACCTTGTACTTGTCCAGAAGGTAGCTGGAGGCCTTCTCCTTCACCATTGACACCAGCGGCCCGATCACCATGCTGGTCACCAGCTCAGCCATTGCAACACCCTGAAATCAGAGGAGTACAAAGGGAAACACAACTGCAGGGTGGCGAAACGAGAATGGTCTGAGACTCTGAGTTGCTGTTCTGAGGAAAACGGATGACGATTCTGGTATTTGCTTTGTGAAAGCCCATTAGATATTTAGATGCGTTTGTTTGGTTTGCACCCATTACTGCAATATAAAATTGTTGTAGTAGAAATAGCTGGTCACCATTCCGATCTAGGTACAACCTGTTCTTTTGCGAGATTCCTTAATTAGTACAACTTTTTCTTTGAAAGATTCCTTTGTGGTACAACTTTGTCTTTTGTGAGAGTTCTTTGTACAACTTGATCTGTAAAACAAATGAAAAGCTAGCAAACCAACGTTGCAACAGTTCAGGGCTAGGCATTACTTTGGACTATTCGAGTAGATAGATATTAGCAGACAAATGAGCTAAGCTTTCTAGCGCGTTTGCAGCTGTGCAGATGGACACACgtgatttcttttttcatatTACAAATGTCAGTATGCAAATTAACCAAATGTTTTTCCTTGATTAGCCGTTTGAGAGCATGTGCAGGGTGAGATTACCAAACATCCACTTGCAGGAATCAACTGTGTCAATTCATCATGGACCCAACCCgctggggtggggtggggtgttgtttggggagggggggggtgGCATAATACTAGTTCTTCAAATTTGTTAAAATGCACAACAGATGAAGAAGTCATTCATTTCTTTACTAGGTTATTTTCCAATGACAACACTATTATTAGATATAGATGTCATCAAAATCGacttcccttcttctcttcaaAGAATCAAACTATTTAATATGTTGATCTGATTATTATCAACTTACACTTTTAGGGAACAGGGCAGCAAACGATTCAGTGTTTTTTTGCTATCTGTTGGACTCAGGTTCATCAACTTAATTTGTGAGCTTGATATAGCTATTGCAGTcatcatacatacatatagcatagtACAGCCTCATTAATCACTTGGGCAGAAATAAGCAAGTGGGGTTACATAACCAAAACACTCAAACCAAGCATAAGGAGCCTATTTGAGAGAGAGGTATAAAGCATGATAAAGATAATAAACATAAGCAATGGATACCACTTCCCAGGCATGCCaacacaaactaataaaaacaaaatgttGTCTGTTACTGCTATAATCTAATATGTGGGGAAAACCACGAAAGAAACATAATCTTAAGTGTAGGGTGTAAGAAGCACAGTATGATTGTCTTGCAATGTGAGTGAACTCCAAAGAGGCAAAACCAAAGAAATGGGAATTGCCGCATTGGAGGAAGAGTGTGCCAGAAGCTAGGCTGGGTCAACCTATTGGACCAGTGACTTAACTCGCAGTTATGTGCAATTGACAAGAATTGGCTGATCTACTCCATTTTATTTGAGGGCCGACAAGGGAACATGCAACTCTAACAGACAGTGATTCGTGGACTGTCTGTCCAATCCTAATAAACTAAAACAGCCCATCATGCAGCCATTCAGTTCCTTGTTTAGCACAAACAAGGTTTCAGCAACTTCACTTGCTAGAGTAAGAAGAAGCAGAACCAATTTAGTTTgaaattttcttctctttcccttATGCTCCCAATGTCTACAGGCGTACCAAAACTAAATGTAGGATCTCTATGTCATAACAAACATGAGCAAGCCTGCTATCACTATGCACTACATATCTGCATATCAAAGCATCTAGCATCTTCAGTACTAGTAATTACCGCAGATTGAAAGAGAGGAATTTTCAACGAATGGCAAGTAAATATATAGGCATACAAGTTCAAAACGATGGAAATAAAGTACCTGTTACGGCTCCGCTCAATGGTCCACAGATGCAATCCATGAAGTCTCTTCTGGAGCCTCCACGAAAAACATCGACAAGACGAAGCCGCCGTAATACATTTCCCTCCTCATTGCGCATCCTTTTCTGGATGGATCCTTCAGTCAGGCTGCTCACATCTCCTGGATAAGAGTTCACACCCACGTTCAcccattccgtcgaacaccttcCAGGCAGTCCCTGAGCTGTTCGCGTCTCGCCTCGCCGTAGTAACACACGCGCGGCGAAAGCAGAACAGACGAACAGTCCATCCCCATATTTCTCAATCCCTCGTCATGAAGAGGACATACTCGTGGTCTGCCGTGTCGTCGAACTACCACCACCTGAATACACGATGCAGGTTAGGCCGCCACGCGCGGCGCCACCAGATGTTCGATAGCTAGCCCTCGTGaacctcctccctcctcccaggGCTCGGCCAAACAGCTCTTGCCGGCTACTCTGCTGCAGCTTACGAGGATTCTCACAGGGAAGCTCATGGCCGGTCGGCTggctcccctcgccgccgcaggccgccggcgccggcagtgCCGCAGCCGCGAACGGACAACAAGAGGCGTGGTGCGGCGAGGTGAAGGCGGTTTCATGGGCTCACACTAGGCAATGGGGTGGGAAGGCAACTTGGATGGAGGCCCAGAAGTTGGTTCTGCGAGGTGCAATAGTTTTCCACCCCCACTCAGATTGTAATAAGtgcactttaggtccctctatttgtcgcccaatATTTTCGTCCCTTGGTCGCAAAACCGGTACCAtgggtcccccaacttacgaaactGTTGAAATGAGATCCCTCGGTAGTATTGTGTCTTAGTTTTAGCTGAAatgacgcctacgtggctccttttGACTAAGTCTTTGTCCAACGTGtcattgacgtggcacttatgtGGCAATTAgatcaaaaaaataataaaacctgtGGGACACACATGTTAGTTGCAtaaacaaataataaaaaatggtgggcccaTGTGGACCCTCACGTCATCCTCGCTACCCTCATCTCtctatcccccctctctctctatatcctctctctccctcttctctctctccagtCGACGGAGCGGGTGGGCAGCGACTGGAGTGGGCGACagtgggcggagcggcggcagagcAGAGGGGTGGAGGCAGAGCGGGACGAAGCCGCGGGGCAAAGCGGGGCGGGCGGAGCCGAGGGGCGAAGCAGGGTAGGCGGAGCCGAGGGGTGAAGCGGGGCGGTCGGAGCGGGTGATGAGTAGGGTGGAGCAGCGGCGGACGGAGCAAAGGGGTGGAGTGGGGCAGAGCAGAGGGGCGGAGCGGAGTGGACCATCGTCATCAACCGTTGTCGCACCCACTCGAGCAGGTCGGATGGGCAGAGCGGCCGGAGCGGGGGCAGGCCGCGGGCGGAGTAGAGGGGCGGAGCGGGGGCGAAAGGATGTCATCGCGGCCGTCGACCTTGCCAGggtgggagaggagcggcgaAGCCGGGCAGGTGAGGAGACACAAGCGGAGGAGCAGAGGATTCAatggcgacgacgacaatgATGTCAGCTGATGTTCGTGTAGGAGGCGCTCGCGCTGCTCAACTGTGCGGCTGACTCGAGCTACGCGCCCTACGCCGCTCTGGCTGTCAgccgctccggccaccgcccaCTCCgccagagagaaagagagggaagagaggaCAAAGAGAAAAGGGTattgaggatgacatgtggggctacatgggcccaccattttttattatttgtgtgtgcaactgacatatgggtcccattgtttttatttttttccagatCTAATTACCACGTAAGCACTACGTTAATAACACGTTGGACAAAGACCTAATCAAAAGGAGCCACGTAGACGTCACCTCAGCCAAAGCCGGACACAATACTGCCGAGAGACCTCATTTaaacggtttcgtaagttgagggacctgtcgtacccggttttacgACCAAGACGAAAATCGGACtaggcgacaaatagagggaccaaagtgaacttattccactcATATCTGTTGCGTCTTGCGCGTGCACCATGCGGCATGAATTGTTTCGAAATCCAGGGAATCCAGGGAAGGTTCCGTTATTTATTATTCTATAGTTATATCTTTTATATGGCCATATCTTTCAGATAAGTGCCTCGGTAATATTTAAGGAAAAATAATGTAACTTTTTTCGCGAACGTGCAAAAAGATTGCATGccaatatattagaagagaGTTTAATTGCACACAGCAAGcagctagaaaagaaaaaaacaacataaCTTATTTTAACTATGAGCCttttcattgaaaaaaaataatgattttcAATCCTAAAGAACATCACGGAGTCATGGTGTGGTACCACAACTTTGCGGTGCCAACTTTAGATAAATGAACCTGTATTATGTACGTAAATAGAtacaataactttttttttgcgataCAACGATTTGCTTAGCACGTGCGAACTGGCTAAAACAATCCACACAATCAAAATGGTCTGACGTGGATGCCTCGTTGGCTTCCATTCTAGCACGGTTCAGCCACGGTTGGCACAATTTCATAATTTGCAGGTTTTCGCCTCTTCGACTATCGGGCGCCAGACGACGTCGGGAGGCTGAAGTCTGATAGGATTTACACAAATAACAtctctatatgcatgtgtttttttttccgtaaACAAATCAAACCGTGATCTCATATTGATTGCAAGGATCATCTTGGATCACACAGACGTTGTATTGAACGTAGCTTTCAATCCAAagatttatataggaatttcataggatttaaattctataggaaattttcctatttgccCCTATTTGCCCGTATTTGCCCCattgattcaaaggattaaAGCTTTCCAAATTcattgaaattcctatggaatgacacATTGCATATGGATTTTGGAAAAAACTTAGCAATAGCttaaacctcttggaaaatttcctcgactctctctcatccgattcctatgtttttcctgcggtccaaaCAAACGATCACTCCTGcgtttttcatgtgttttgcaatcatctgttttatacttcaattcctgtttttcctattcctccattttttcaatcatgcgattcaaaggggccctacaAGTTATTGTATCTATTTACACTCACGGTCCAAGTTTATGTACAATAAGTGCTTTTTACAAAATGATATTCTTTTGAAATTTGATAAAACTGttttcataataaaataaatttcctaGCCCTCCGTCCAAAAGAAGCCAACTTCTGACTATgtatttggacatatatatagccagaagttggcttttttttttggccggagggagtagtatgcaAGATATCAGACATGACAACATTGAAGCTGTAAAGATAAAAGCTCATCACTATGAAACAGAACATCACAAGGTTACATGATTCTAGGCATCCTTTGGTCACAACAAAGAGAACTTCCCTTTATCTATGTAAGCTACAACATGAAGCACATCTTCTTCCACTAGGTGTATACATGCATAGACAGCACTCTTGCAAAAAGATATTGCAGACTTTTGacatctaaaaaaacaaaatagctCCCATCATTTCATTTATTTTGTCCAACTTTATATATATTAGAAACCATATAATTCACATCATAAAGAACTACATACAAAACCATACACGGGTATTTCTCGATTTGTACCATTAGAAGTTCTCCTTGTGGAAATCAAATCTTGTGTTTGTCTTGTGGGTGAAATCTGCCGACAACTGCCTTAGCTGGGGAACCAGCACAGGCTCACCACAGTAGAACACACCTGAAGAAATATATAGGGTTAATATGCGATGGATCATGGACATTCCTTTCCTACTACTGGATTTGAGAGGACAGGAAGAAGAACATACCGACGCGCTGGTTCTCATGGCTGACCGCAACCTTCTTGAAGACGCTTCGCCAATTAGGCCGTGCAAAATGGGTCTTCACGCTAGTTCCCGACAAGATATCGACGCCCTTCTTCGCATGCTGAAGTTCTTGGAGCATGACAATGAGAGCAGAACGAGCATCGCCTTCCTGGTACACGCTTGAGCAGTGGTTATGGAGCTCAATGACTCCATCCTTGTCCTTCTCAGCCACCTCGTTCATGACGCCTCTGAACCACTCAAATGAGCCCTCCTCTCTCGTCACCCAGTAGAAGTAGGCTCTCTTCGTCATGAATGGTTTCTTCTTCGCCTTGCTGCTGCTCTCCGGCTCCGTGGTTCCAACTGATCCCTCACCTTGAATGTGGTTAAGCACGTCCTTCACAATGCTAATCAAAGGGGTGGCTCCGATGCCCAGCCCGATGAGAAGTAGCACATCGTATTCACGGTAATCTTGTGCCGGTGCACCATACGGTCCATCGACCAAAAGTTTTGGGAATCTAGTGCATGTAAAACAGAATTACCATTAGACGGAAGATTTTCCTTTAGATAACGGAAAGTCCTACCATGAGATGAAGCAAGATATATAATGCATTTCTGCTTTTCgcaaacaaatcaaataaagtCCTTTGCACCTTGCTTTCTCGTCCGTGATTCCCTTGGAAAGGTCAGCTCTAAGGAGTCCACTTTCTCCCTCAGTGGGAGGTCGGCATGCCTGGTTCAAAGATTTTGTTATCATACTTGTTGTCGAATCCATCAAGCAGATAAATTGGATATAACAAATGAAAGATAATTCAATTCTGGTGTTTACAGTGTTCGTAAGCCATGTTTCTTAGGAGTTTATCTATAGAACAAAGCAAAAATAAAAGGCAGCTGGTTCAATTACCTCAGAGAAAACAGTTCTAAGCCGTGAAGTCCAATCACCCCTTGTGCGAATATGAACACTAAGATAATCATCTCCAGGTGCTGATGTTATGGAAAATGGATGCCTGTAACAGACAAAGTATTGCTCTTTTAGTTATCTGCGGactttatttcaaaataataCATTTTCTTTCCATAAAATGTGTAAGACCAGCACCATTCATATGGAGACACAGCAGTGCATTTTATGAAGATGTACTGCCCACTACGGTATCTGAAACCAGGTGGCTTCGACATATAAAGAGCCAATACATTCCCGGGATACACTGCAACCTGTTGAAAGCAGAGATGTTAaacccacaaaaaaaaagacggaCTCAGAGCTTCCAGACATTCCAAGGCTAGTTTCAGTTCAAACCCTTTAAATAAAatacaacataaaaaaaaaggaaagatgtGGATGGCGATGGATAGTAGTAATATGTAAGTTGAAGAAAGATTTGATTGATGGTACCTTCTGAATCCCAACTGCATCATGGCTCCTAAACAACCGAAGAATACGCTCACTTACATACAGGACAACAGGAACAGCGAGGTACATCCATGTCTGAAAATGATAAAAATGAACCATAAGTATCAGTTATGATCTCCTCGCAAAGAAGGTACCAATTATGATCATTGGGGTTTCTTGTGTGTTCAGGGTATAGGCTTTTACCGTCTTCTTGTACCATTTCCTGCTTAGATACAAGCACGTTCCATGGACAAAGAGCAAAGTGTACACGATGACAAACAGGTGGTGGGTAAACCAGAAGGCATTGAAGCCAGTCATTTTTTTGAGGGGATTGGAGTCCTTGAGCTTGTTACGTCGGAACCATGGTTGGGCTAATGTAAATGCTATTGCCATGAGCACCACCATGACCACACCTGTCCAGCCTTCAGTTCCCTTTACAAACCACCAGTAATTTGGTGGCCTCTTCTCCCCAAAGAAGGGCTTCATTAGTTCATATTGTGCATCGCTCGCATGGAGCAGCCGGGGAAAATCACATGTCAGATGAGCACCTGCATGTAAAGCAACACCAACTGCAACACCTGCGGCTATGACCTGCACAGTAGTTAATTATAGATTATGTAAAGTCGATATTAGTCTCAGAACTCATATTTTTTGCCTAGTTCTCAACTATATGGCCGGACATATTTTTTGATGTAGAGGCTATGCTAATTTCCATCATTGAAAAAATGTACCAGATGAACAGGTTTAATGTGTTACTCATATGTTACTAAATAAACAACTTTAGAATTTAAAGGCTCCTCTAAAAGTCAAGATCTTTCTTTGGTACTTACGCCGTGGTGTAGTGCTAACAAAGGATAATCTTGCCAAGTGTAATTAGCAAGGTAGCAAGATATGTTGCTTTTGTCATAAAGAAGAGACGATTAAACATTTATTCTTCCAATGTCGTCTTGCTCATTCTATTTGGTCTTTAATCCAAATAGTTTCAAACCTATGTCTGCCCCCATAGTGTTTCACATATGTTTGCGAGTTGGCTTTCGTGTTTATCTAAATATTTGAGACCTTTAGTTCTGTTAGGAGCGGCTGCTACATGCTGGTCATTGTGGCTAGGCAGTAATGATGTGATTTTTTATAACAGAAAGATTGACTCTCCTTTGCTGGTTATCTCTTTGATTACTCACTGGCTCCGTTCTTGGGATATTCTTCGGAAGTCGGGTTTGCATAATTTTATTGCTGTGGCATGTCACAATTGGAGCAGGTAGCCAGGGGGTTTTTTACCTAGGAGCGTGGGTTGCGATCTAGTCTATGGATTGATGGCCCTTAATCCCTCCTATCTTTTGTTTAggcctttttaaaaaaaatctagtgttGGTGTGTTTTGACTGTGCATCTTAGTTATGCAGAGGCCGAGAGTGTTCTTAGTACAGTTCtatcatcttgatgtaattGGCTGAGTTCAATAAACCTTCTATTATCTTACAAAAAATAGACTTTACTTGATTATGGAAAGCACTATGCAAAATGGACTGGATGATATTCACAACATGGAAAAATCTATAAGTTCAATATTGATTGAATCAACATAATTTTACCTTATGAAAGTTTATATTGTCGTTGAAGGGTACAACAGCTCCAACCTGTGTCTTTGACCGAATCCATGTGATTGTATTTCTGCAGACAGGAAGTAGGACCAAAGCCATGTTGAATTTGAGGGTCTCTGCAGCACCCTTTGCAGTGGTCACACAATAACCCATGATGCCGAATACGGCTCGATTACGGTACTGAATGAACTTCCAAATGAAAAGGGCAATGCAGATTGAGATCCACAGAGTCATAACCCAACTTCGTTTCCAATTCTCCTCAAGGAAGTACATGAACTGCTGCCAGTAATGACGAACTGGGCTCATTTCTTTGTTAGACGCAAGCTTCACGCTAAGAGCTTTGCTAAGTTTGGAGCTGTGCGTGGTCGTCGATCTTGCAGCAGCTTCAGATGGTGACTGCAGCAACAGTGCTTCCAAGTCCTCCATCTGTCAAAATTTTTAATGGGGTTAGGTCATAGCTTGTGCACAATATTACTTTGATGCTTGGAATTGGACAAACCTCGATGTATCCCAAGTTTGTAGGGTCAAGCTCTTCCATAATGAGTGCTGTGTACTCATCAGCACGCTCCTTGATCTTGGAAAGTTTGTTTGCTGATGCACTAAGGGCAATAATCTGCAAAAGCATAATCATCCATTTCATACCATTTAAACACAGAACATatagaaattatatattttttttcagttttgtgaTTTCTGACTGACCTCCTTAACCTCTTCTGCTGTGAGTCTTCCATCAGCGTTCTTGTCAACCCTGCACAACAAGATTGAACATTGTTAAGTGCTACAATGAATAGCTTA
Proteins encoded in this window:
- the LOC127773712 gene encoding putative disease resistance protein At3g14460, with the protein product MRNEEGNVLRRLRLVDVFRGGSRRDFMDCICGPLSGAVTDSSNIGELQKLKLGGELELCNLENSNEEQANGANIEEKVDLTHLSFKWSSNIKKEPDHYENVLGALRPPAKLQLLKVRSYKGAKFPAWMTDNSTWRHLTELHLVDCPLCMEFPEFWQLHDLQVLYLTGLDNLQCLCSGASNIMVSSAFGNLKKLKLQDLKSLNRWSTMEGDELTFPLLEDIHVKNCPKLTFLPKAPILRILKLKENSPHLSQSVLVSGYMSSLCQIKLSICADEAILLPVNEAEASVTKLKLFGCNMLFPTSQSRTTFGLWQCFRNLEKLELKSCDVLLFWPLREFHSLESLKELIVKSCNNLKVKPVNGEPAQGQLLPHLTSLKIEDCQDLTELFNLPPSLKSIQIHGCPKLKSVWDEQEDTELGTNTQDPSPSARVHSLPCLELFYINNCDNLPGFRDLPSSLQSLALYNCPKVQFLSGKLDALTCLAISGCETLRSLESCLGELPSLTTLMIERCKSLTSLPDGPRAYSSLESLEIKYCPAMKSLPGCLKQRLDSVEEKLLSHMRSSDPEEGTFWFLFYYLQAVPCVPVPIQEITNRSTS
- the LOC127773717 gene encoding putative disease resistance protein RGA4, with protein sequence MSLDKYKVMEGMEEQHEILKRKLPAILDVITDAEEQASHREGAKAWLEALKKVAYEANDIFDEFKYEALRREAKKNGHYRELGMNARQALASKQWRQTDSIIDYSEKDIVERSRAAEKQKIVKALLENDDIMVLPIVGMGGLGKTTFAKLIYNEPKIQENFQLKRWVCVSDEFDLGEIASKFTMTTNDKDCDKALQKLKQEVCGKRYLLVLDDVWNRDADKWAKLKTCLVQGGAGSAILTTTRLTEVARTMGSVQAHNLTTLEKSFLREIIERRAFNLQKEKPSELVDMVDKFVDRCVGSPLAARALGSVLSNRTTLEEWSTLLRKSVICDDDSEILPILKLSYEDLPSQMKQCFAFCAVFPKDYEIDVEMLVKLWMANDFIPSKDGVCLEKNGHSIFNELARRSFFQDVEETLMSKYSLEYNLCRFRKTCKIHDLMHDIALHVMREECITVTGTPNSTRLKDSSRHLFLSYDRTNTLLDAFFEKRSPLQTVLLDTIRLDSLPQHLLKYNSLRAL
- the LOC127773696 gene encoding respiratory burst oxidase homolog protein B, yielding MADLEAGMVAAATDQGNSTRSQDDAATLIPNSGNLGSSNRSTKTARFKDDDELVEITLDVQRDSVAIQEVRGVDEGGSGHGTGFDGLPLVSPSSKSGRLTSKLRQVTNGLKMKSSSRKAPSPQAQQSAKRVRKRLDRTKSSAAVALKGLQFVTAKVGNDGWAAVEKRFNQLQVDGVLLRSRFGKCIGMDGSDEFAVQMFDSLARKRGIVKQVLTKDELKDFYEQLTDQGFDNRLRTFFDMVDKNADGRLTAEEVKEIIALSASANKLSKIKERADEYTALIMEELDPTNLGYIEMEDLEALLLQSPSEAAARSTTTHSSKLSKALSVKLASNKEMSPVRHYWQQFMYFLEENWKRSWVMTLWISICIALFIWKFIQYRNRAVFGIMGYCVTTAKGAAETLKFNMALVLLPVCRNTITWIRSKTQVGAVVPFNDNINFHKVIAAGVAVGVALHAGAHLTCDFPRLLHASDAQYELMKPFFGEKRPPNYWWFVKGTEGWTGVVMVVLMAIAFTLAQPWFRRNKLKDSNPLKKMTGFNAFWFTHHLFVIVYTLLFVHGTCLYLSRKWYKKTTWMYLAVPVVLYVSERILRLFRSHDAVGIQKVAVYPGNVLALYMSKPPGFRYRSGQYIFIKCTAVSPYEWHPFSITSAPGDDYLSVHIRTRGDWTSRLRTVFSEACRPPTEGESGLLRADLSKGITDEKARFPKLLVDGPYGAPAQDYREYDVLLLIGLGIGATPLISIVKDVLNHIQGEGSVGTTEPESSSKAKKKPFMTKRAYFYWVTREEGSFEWFRGVMNEVAEKDKDGVIELHNHCSSVYQEGDARSALIVMLQELQHAKKGVDILSGTSVKTHFARPNWRSVFKKVAVSHENQRVGVFYCGEPVLVPQLRQLSADFTHKTNTRFDFHKENF